A section of the Tenrec ecaudatus isolate mTenEca1 chromosome 10, mTenEca1.hap1, whole genome shotgun sequence genome encodes:
- the SCO1 gene encoding protein SCO1 homolog, mitochondrial, whose translation MAARLLRGGRAVLCPGGPPWCLFPRGLRLWSAPAGSRGALRRPFCARREQAWRVLGLAGSCPGSRAFSTAVPPPPGSSEPGSKGSGDPTRPTKAGPVSWKSLALTFAVGGAILAGMKYFKKQKTEKLEKERHRSMGKPLLGGPFCLTTHIGEPKTDKDYLGQWVLIYFGFTHCPDICPEELEKMIQVVDEIDSIATLPNLTPLFITIDPERDTKEAIARYVKEFSPKLVGLTGTKEEIDEVARAYRVYYSPGPKDDDEDYIVDHTIIMYLIGPDGAFLDYFGQNKKPTEIAGSIAAHMREQRKKS comes from the exons ATGGCGGCTCGCTTGCTCAGAGGAGGAAGGGCAGTGTTGTGCCCCGGTGGCCCGCCTTGGTGCCTCTTCCCTCGCGGACTCCGGCTCTGGAGCGCGCCTGCAGGGAGCCGGGGAGCCCTGCGGAGGCCGTTCTGTGCGCGCCGGGAGCAGGCGTGGCGAGTCTTAGGGCTTGCAGGCAGCTGCCCCGGAAGCCGGGCCTTTAGCACGGCCGTGCCCCCGCCGCCAGGGTCGTCCGAGCCGGGGTCGAAGGGCAGCGGAGACCCCACGCGCCCCACAAAGGCTGGG CCTGTTTCCTGGAAGTCTTTAGCATTGACATTTGCTGTGGGAGGAGCTATACTGGCCGGAATGAAGTACTTCAAGAAACAAAAGACAGAAA AACTGGAGAAGGAACGCCATCGGTCCATGGGGAAACCTTTACTTGGGGGACCATTTTGTCTCACAACTCACATTGGAGAGCCTAAAACTGACAAGGACTACCTGGGCCAGTGGGTTCTGATTTATTTCGGTTTCACTCATTGCCCTGATATCTGCCCAGAAGAACTAGAAAAAATGATTCAAGTTGTGGATGAAATAG ATAGTATTGCAACGCTGCCAAACTTAACTCCACTTTTCATCACTATTGACCCAGAGCGGGACACCAAAGAAGCCATTGCACGTTACGTGAAAG AATTCTCTCCCAAACTGGTCGGCTTAACGGGCACAAAAGAAGAGATTGATGAAGTGGCCAGAGCATACCGAGTGTACTACAGCCCTGGCCCGAAAGATGATGACGAGGATTACATA GTAGATCATACGATAATAATGTACTTGATTGGCCCCGACGGTGCCTTTCTAGATTATTTTGGCCAGAACAAGAAGCCCACAGAGATAGCAGGTTCCATTGCTGCCCACATGAGGGAACAACGGAAGAAGAGCTAG